The proteins below come from a single Mugil cephalus isolate CIBA_MC_2020 chromosome 7, CIBA_Mcephalus_1.1, whole genome shotgun sequence genomic window:
- the LOC125010977 gene encoding zinc finger protein 568-like: MSGAEGLRELIIERLTAAAEEIFGLFERTVVQYEKEIDRQRRLLDITWKPEIKLHRIDLPQQHICIEEEVLTQQQLCKWERNLNLEQEEPEPPQMEDKQEGAEPSKMKEEQEEPEHPQIKGEQKEPEPPQMEDKQEGAEPSQMKEEQEEPEHPQIKGEQKAPEPPQIKEEQEELCSSQQEEHLILNWDTDSLMETPYDEERKCSDQLLSLNSFVSESIDQEGINHVDLGSIRNAELNPKKRRRTDTSYSNNVDNSPSESWCDTDTGKKSRTCDICGKAFKNKSVMSLHHRLFHMCETPYHCKKCGKSFMHRRGLISHACRKHLSQTSDVNKHTRTQTRDRPYGCDTCGKKFKQRSALTEHMRTHTGEKPYGCDTCGKSFSRNSILTQHMRIHTGEKPYPCKTCGKCFRHCSGLNKHIRTHTGEKPYSCDACGKTFIQSDKLKRHMRTHTSKKLSS; the protein is encoded by the exons ATGTCTGGAGCTGAGGGTTTGAGAGAGTTGATCATCGAGCGACTAACTGCTGCTGCCGAAGAAATATTCggactctttgaaagaactgtcgtccagtacgagaaagagatcgatcgtcagcgcagactgctggatatcacctggaaacctgagataaagttacacagaatag ACCTCCCACAGCAACATATATGCATAGAAGAGGAGGTTCTTactcagcagcagctctgtaagTGGGAGAGGAATTTAAATctggaacaggaggaaccagaacctccacagatggAAGACAAACAGGAAGGAGCAGAACCTTCaaagatgaaagaggaacaggaggaaccagaacatCCTCAGATTAAAGGGGAACAgaaggaaccagaacctccacagatggaagacaaacaggagggagcagaaccttcacagatgaaagaggaacaggaggaaccagaacatCCTCAGATTAAAGGGGAACAGAAGgcaccagaacctccacagattaaagaggaacaggaggaactctGCAGCAGTCAGCAGGAAGAACATCTTATATTGAACTGGGACACTGATTCCTTGATGGAGACTCCTtatgatgaagaaagaaagtgcagtgaccagctcctctctcttAACTCTTTTGTATCTGAGAGCATAGATCAGGAAGGAATCAACCATGTAGACTTGGGATCAATTAGAAATGCAGAGCTAAATCCAAAGAAGAGACGTCGCACCGACACAAGTTACAGTAACAATGTAGACAACTCTCCGTCAGAGAGCTGGTGTGATACTGACACGGGTAAAAAGTCTAGAACATGTGACATCTGTGGAAAAGCCTTTAAGAACAAGTCTGTAATGTCTCTTCATCACAGACTTTTCCACATGTGTGAGACACCTTATCATTGCAAGAAATGTGGGAAAAGTTTCATGCATAGGAGGGGTTTGATTTCACATGCATGTAGGAAACATTTGAGTCAAACTAGTGATGTGAATAAGCACACAAGGACTCAAACACGTGATAGGCCATatggttgtgacacatgtggtaaaaagTTCAAGCAAAGAAGTGCTCTAACAgagcacatgaggactcacacaggtgagaagccctatggttgtgacacatgtggtaaatcCTTCAGCCGAAATAGTATCTTAACTCAgcacatgaggattcacacaggtgagaagccatatccTTGCAAAACTTGTGGGAAATGTTTCCGGCATTGTAGTGGTTTGAATAAGCACataaggactcacacaggtgagaagccatacagTTGTGAcgcatgtggtaaaaccttcattcAAAGTGATAAGTTAAAAAGGCATATGAGGACTCACACAAGTAAGAAGCTGTCGTCCTAA
- the LOC125010913 gene encoding zinc finger protein 260-like isoform X1, whose protein sequence is MSGAEGLRELIIERLTAAAEEIFALFERTVVQYEEEIDRQRRLLDITWKPEIKLHRIDLPQQHVCMEEEFLTEQQLCNQERKSSQDQEGLEPSQVKKGQEEPEPQQVKEEQEEPEHPEVKEEQKEQEPPQVKDEQEEPEPPQIKEEQEELCSSQQEEHFVLNYETDSLMETPTDEESEHSEPEPNSYHLLCQSSAVSESPDQEGSNHVDSGSTGNAELNRKKRHHRDKSHCNNVDNSSISESQCHTDTGKKVTCVTCISCATHFKNKLGMKRRYRLYTGETPCHCNTLSESFMKRNYLISHTRSQTGVKPYPCKPCGKRFNQIVDLKKHMRNHTGEKTHTCETCGKIFNRSTYLKKHMRVHTGDKPYGCETCDKTFTEQGNLRKHMKIHTGEKPYSCDTCSKTFSRRSHLTRHMRTHTGEKPYSCETCGKSFSQSTTLTEHMKTHTGEKPYCCDTCGEIFAERTTLKRHMRTHIGEKQYGCDTCGKTFSRNSILTQHMRIHTGEKPYGCDTCGKAFNRRSHLTAHVRTNACERKYGCETCGKTFNKRNTFTGHMRTHTDEKMFSCDTCGKSFSRRSHLTIHVWTHTGETKYSCETCGKTFSQRSTLTNHMRTHTGEKPYCCETCGKTFSQRSNLTDHIRTHTGEKPYGCDTCGKTFSRNSILTQHMRIHTGEKPNSCDTCGKTFNRSAHLTFHMRIHTRKNLLS, encoded by the exons ATGTCTGGAGCTGAGGGTTTGAGAGAGTTGATCATCGAGcgactaactgctgctgctgaagaaatattcgcactctttgaaagaactgtcgtccagtacgaggaagagatcgatcgccagcgcagactgctggatatcacctggaaacctgagataaagttacacagaatag ACCTCCCACAGCAACATGTATGTATGGAGGAGGAGTTTCTtactgagcagcagctctgtaaccAGGAGAGAAAATCCAGTCAGGATCAGGAGGGGCTAGAACCTTCACAGGTAAAAAAGggacaggaggaaccagaaccccAACAggtgaaagaggaacaggaggaaccagaacacCCAGAGgtgaaagaggaacagaaggAACAAGAACCCCCACAGGTGAAAGacgaacaggaggaaccagaaccaccacagattaaagaggaacaggaggaactgTGCAGCAGTCAGCAAgaagaacattttgttttgaactATGAGACTGATTCCCTTATGGAGACTCCTACTGATGAGGAAAGTGAGCacagtgaaccagaaccaaacagctATCATCTCCTCTGTCAGAGCTCTGCTGTGTCTGAGAGCCCAGATCAGGAAGGAAGCAACCATGTAGACTCAGGATCAACTGGAAATGCAGAGCTGAATCGAAAGAAGAGACATCACAGAGACAAAAGCCACTGTAACAATGTAGACAACTCTTCCATATCAGAGAGTCAGTGTCATACTGATACAGGTAAAAAGGTAACATGTGTCACATGCATTTCCTGTGCAACACATTTTAAGAACAAGTTAGGAATGAAAAGACGTTACAGACTCTACACAGGTGAGACGCCTTGTCATTGCAACACATTATCTGAAAGTTTCATGAAgagaaattatttaatttcacacaCAAGAAGTCAGACGGGTGTAAAACCATATCCTTGCAAACCATGTGGGAAACGTTTCAATCAAATCGTTGACTTGAAAAAGCACATGAGGAATCATACAGGTGAGAAGACGCACACTTGTGAGACATGTGGTAAAATCTTCAATCGGAGTACTTATTTAAAAAAGCACATGAGGGTTCACACAGGTGACAAGCCGTACGGTTGTGAGACATGTGATAAAACCTTTACTGAACAAGGTAATTTAAGAAAGCACATGaagattcacacaggtgagaagccctacagttgtgacacatgtaGTAAAACCTTCAGTCGACGTTCTCATTTAACTCGTCACATGAGGACTcatacaggtgagaagccatacagTTGTGAGACATGTGGTAAAAGCTTTAGTCAAAGTACTACTTTAACAGAACACATGaagactcacacaggtgagaagccgtactgttgtgacacatgtggtgaAATCTTCGCTGAAAGAACTACTTTAAAAaggcacatgaggactcacataGGCGAGAAGCAGTacggttgtgacacatgtggtaaaaccttcagtCGCAATAGTATCTTAACTCAacacatgaggattcacacaggtgagaaaccttatggatgtgacacatgtggtaaagcCTTCAATCGACGTTCTCATTTAACTGCTCACGTGAGGACTAATGCATGTGAGAGGAAGTACGGTTGTGAAACATGTGGCAAAACGTTCAATAAAAGAAATACTTTTACCGgtcacatgaggactcacacagatGAGAAGATGTtcagttgtgacacatgtggtaaaagcTTCAGTCGACGTTCTCATTTAACTATTCATGTgtggactcacacaggtgagacaaagTACAGTTGTGAAACATGTGGCAAAACATTCAGCCAAAGAAGTACTTTAACTAatcacatgaggactcacacaggtgagaaaccataCTGTTGTGAAACATGTGGCAAAACCTTCAGTCAAAGAAGTAATTTAACTGATCACAttaggactcacacaggtgagaagccatacggttgtgacacatgtggcaAAACCTTCAGCCGCAATAGTATCTTAACTCAACACATGAgaattcacacaggtgagaagccaaacagttgtgacacatgtggcaAAACCTTCAATCGGAGTGCTCATTTAACTTTtcacatgaggattcacacacGTAAGAATCTGTTGTCCTGA
- the LOC125010913 gene encoding gastrula zinc finger protein XlCGF57.1-like isoform X2, translating to MSGAEGLRELIIERLTAAAEEIFALFERTVVQYEEEIDRQRRLLDITWKPEIKLHRIEVKEEQKEQEPPQVKDEQEEPEPPQIKEEQEELCSSQQEEHFVLNYETDSLMETPTDEESEHSEPEPNSYHLLCQSSAVSESPDQEGSNHVDSGSTGNAELNRKKRHHRDKSHCNNVDNSSISESQCHTDTGKKVTCVTCISCATHFKNKLGMKRRYRLYTGETPCHCNTLSESFMKRNYLISHTRSQTGVKPYPCKPCGKRFNQIVDLKKHMRNHTGEKTHTCETCGKIFNRSTYLKKHMRVHTGDKPYGCETCDKTFTEQGNLRKHMKIHTGEKPYSCDTCSKTFSRRSHLTRHMRTHTGEKPYSCETCGKSFSQSTTLTEHMKTHTGEKPYCCDTCGEIFAERTTLKRHMRTHIGEKQYGCDTCGKTFSRNSILTQHMRIHTGEKPYGCDTCGKAFNRRSHLTAHVRTNACERKYGCETCGKTFNKRNTFTGHMRTHTDEKMFSCDTCGKSFSRRSHLTIHVWTHTGETKYSCETCGKTFSQRSTLTNHMRTHTGEKPYCCETCGKTFSQRSNLTDHIRTHTGEKPYGCDTCGKTFSRNSILTQHMRIHTGEKPNSCDTCGKTFNRSAHLTFHMRIHTRKNLLS from the exons ATGTCTGGAGCTGAGGGTTTGAGAGAGTTGATCATCGAGcgactaactgctgctgctgaagaaatattcgcactctttgaaagaactgtcgtccagtacgaggaagagatcgatcgccagcgcagactgctggatatcacctggaaacctgagataaagttacacagaatag AGgtgaaagaggaacagaaggAACAAGAACCCCCACAGGTGAAAGacgaacaggaggaaccagaaccaccacagattaaagaggaacaggaggaactgTGCAGCAGTCAGCAAgaagaacattttgttttgaactATGAGACTGATTCCCTTATGGAGACTCCTACTGATGAGGAAAGTGAGCacagtgaaccagaaccaaacagctATCATCTCCTCTGTCAGAGCTCTGCTGTGTCTGAGAGCCCAGATCAGGAAGGAAGCAACCATGTAGACTCAGGATCAACTGGAAATGCAGAGCTGAATCGAAAGAAGAGACATCACAGAGACAAAAGCCACTGTAACAATGTAGACAACTCTTCCATATCAGAGAGTCAGTGTCATACTGATACAGGTAAAAAGGTAACATGTGTCACATGCATTTCCTGTGCAACACATTTTAAGAACAAGTTAGGAATGAAAAGACGTTACAGACTCTACACAGGTGAGACGCCTTGTCATTGCAACACATTATCTGAAAGTTTCATGAAgagaaattatttaatttcacacaCAAGAAGTCAGACGGGTGTAAAACCATATCCTTGCAAACCATGTGGGAAACGTTTCAATCAAATCGTTGACTTGAAAAAGCACATGAGGAATCATACAGGTGAGAAGACGCACACTTGTGAGACATGTGGTAAAATCTTCAATCGGAGTACTTATTTAAAAAAGCACATGAGGGTTCACACAGGTGACAAGCCGTACGGTTGTGAGACATGTGATAAAACCTTTACTGAACAAGGTAATTTAAGAAAGCACATGaagattcacacaggtgagaagccctacagttgtgacacatgtaGTAAAACCTTCAGTCGACGTTCTCATTTAACTCGTCACATGAGGACTcatacaggtgagaagccatacagTTGTGAGACATGTGGTAAAAGCTTTAGTCAAAGTACTACTTTAACAGAACACATGaagactcacacaggtgagaagccgtactgttgtgacacatgtggtgaAATCTTCGCTGAAAGAACTACTTTAAAAaggcacatgaggactcacataGGCGAGAAGCAGTacggttgtgacacatgtggtaaaaccttcagtCGCAATAGTATCTTAACTCAacacatgaggattcacacaggtgagaaaccttatggatgtgacacatgtggtaaagcCTTCAATCGACGTTCTCATTTAACTGCTCACGTGAGGACTAATGCATGTGAGAGGAAGTACGGTTGTGAAACATGTGGCAAAACGTTCAATAAAAGAAATACTTTTACCGgtcacatgaggactcacacagatGAGAAGATGTtcagttgtgacacatgtggtaaaagcTTCAGTCGACGTTCTCATTTAACTATTCATGTgtggactcacacaggtgagacaaagTACAGTTGTGAAACATGTGGCAAAACATTCAGCCAAAGAAGTACTTTAACTAatcacatgaggactcacacaggtgagaaaccataCTGTTGTGAAACATGTGGCAAAACCTTCAGTCAAAGAAGTAATTTAACTGATCACAttaggactcacacaggtgagaagccatacggttgtgacacatgtggcaAAACCTTCAGCCGCAATAGTATCTTAACTCAACACATGAgaattcacacaggtgagaagccaaacagttgtgacacatgtggcaAAACCTTCAATCGGAGTGCTCATTTAACTTTtcacatgaggattcacacacGTAAGAATCTGTTGTCCTGA
- the LOC125010951 gene encoding zinc finger protein 883-like codes for MSSSESLRELIIERLTAAAEEIFGLFERTVAQYEEEIDRQRRLLDITWKPEIKLHRIDLQHQHVCTEEEVLTEQQLCNQEMNSSLDQEGPEPQQINEEQGELKPTLVKEEQEEPEPPQMKEEREELETTLVKKEEEEPEPPQMKEEQEEPEPPQFKEEQDEVCSSQQEEHLVLNCETDIFVEAPTDEQSEHSEPEPKNDHLCQNSAVSESPDQEGSNHVDCESGKKSKNVKNVSLHARATDFKNKFVMKRHYRHHMGETPYLDTCGKIFSQRENLKVHMRTHTGEKPYACDACGKAFTQQGSLKIHMRTHTGEKPYGCDACGKIFSYRHGLKVHMRTHTGEKPYGCDACGKIFSRRHSLKIHMRTHTGEKPYACDKCDERFRYRTAFMDHMKTHTGEKRCVCDICGKAFPQQGLLKIHMRTHTGEKPYSCDTCGKTFIRNSYLTTHVRIHTGQKPYICKTCGKTFTQNSHLISHVRTHTGQKPYICETCGKTFSHSHSLTVHIGIHTGEKLNSCDVCGKTFIHRSSLHKHMRTHIGENVSS; via the exons atgtcttcatctgagagtttgagagagttgatcatcgagcgactaactgctgctgctgaagaaatattcggactctttgaaagaactgtcgcccagtacgaggaagagatcgatcgtcagcgcagactgctggatatcacctggaaacctgagataaagttacacagaatag ACCTCCAACATCAACATGtctgcacagaggaggaagttctcactgagcagcagctctgtaaccAGGAGATGAACTCCAGTCTGGACCAGGAGGGACCAGAACCTCAACAGATTAACGAGGAACAGGGGGAACTAAAACCCACACTGgtgaaagaggagcaggaggaaccagaacctccacagatgaaAGAAGAACGGGAGGAACTAGAAACAACACTGgtgaaaaaggaagaggaggaaccagaacctccacagatgaaagaggaacaggaggaaccagaacctccacagtttaaagaggaacaggatgaAGTCTGCAGCAGTCAGCAAGAAGAACATCTTGTATTGAACTGTGAGACTGATATCTTTGTTGAGGCGCCTACTGATGAGCAAAGTGAGCacagtgaaccagaaccaaaaAATGATCATCTCTGTCAGAACTCTGCTGTATCTGAGAGCCCAGATCAGGAGGGAAGCAACCATGTAGACTGTGAATCAggtaaaaagtcaaaaaatgtaaaaaatgtatcaCTTCATGCCCGTGCAACAGACTTTAAGAACAAGTTTGTAATGAAAAGACATTACAGACACCACATGGGTGAGACACCTTACCTTGACACATGTGGGAAAATCTTCAGTCAAAGAGAGAACTTAAAGgtccacatgaggactcacacaggtgagaagccgtacgCTTGTGATGCATGTGGTAAAGCCTTTACTCAACAAGGtagtttaaaaatacacatgaggactcacacaggtgagaaaccataCGGTTGTGATGCATGTGGTAAAATCTTCAGTTATAGACATGGCTTAAAGgtccacatgaggactcacacaggtgagaagccgtacgGTTGTGATGCATGTGGTAAAATCTTCAGTCGTAGACATAGCTTAAAGatccacatgaggactcacacaggtgagaaaccgtACGCTTGTGACAAATGTGATGAAAGGTTTAGGTACAGGACTGCTTTCATGGACCACATGAAgactcacacaggtgaaaaGCGGTGTGTTTGTGACATATGTGGTAAAGCCTTTCCTCAACAAGgtcttttaaaaatacacatgaggactcacacaggtgagaagccgtacagttgtgacacatgtggtaaaaccttcattcGAAATTCTTATTTAACTACTCACgtgaggattcacacaggtcAGAAGCCATACATTTGCAagacatgtggtaaaaccttcactcaaaattctcatttaatttctcatgtgaggactcacacaggtcaGAAGCCATATATTTGTGAAACATGTGGCAAAACCTTCAGTCATAGTCATTCTTTAACTGTTCACATTgggattcacacaggtgagaagctgAACAGTTGTGACGtatgtggtaaaacctttatTCACCGCAGTagtttacacaaacacatgaggactcacataGGTGAGAATGTATCGTCCTga
- the LOC125010929 gene encoding zinc finger protein ZFP2-like, with protein MSSIESSTELFIEPLTAAADEIFKLFERTIQSDKEIDRKRRLQDITWNPEIKLHRIDLPQQHVYIEEVLTEQQLFNQVRKSSLNQEEPEPLQIKEEQEEPEHPQIKEEQEEPEPPHIKEEQEELEPPHIKDEKEEPEPPQIKEEQDEPEPPQIKEEQEELDSIQQEEHLELNYEIDFLMKTPTDEQSEHSEPGPNNDHLLSQNAADLMSSTKTQTYEKPCLRKACRKHFNQTVDLNKHMGTHTGEKKYSCDTCGENFTERRTLTKHMRTHRGEKRYGCDTCGKTFNRRSNLHKHIKIHTGEKPYVCDTCGKTFNRRSNLHKHTKIHTGEKPYVCDTCGKTFTDRTTLTVHIRTHTGEKPYGCDTCGKTFIKKFTLTVHIRTHTGEKPYGCDTCGKMFHRDGTLKIHMRTHTGERPYGCETCGKTFTEQTNLKQHMRTHTGARPYSCDTCGKTFNKRCTLTDHMRIHTGEKPYSCETCGKTFSERSNLKQHMRTHTGEKPYGCETCGKTFSQSSHLTTHMRTHTGEKPYGCDTCGKTFNRSTHLTTHMRTHTGEKPYVCETCGKTFTERGTLTGHMRIHR; from the exons ATGTCTTCAATTGAGAGTTCGACAGAGCTGTTCATCGAGCcactaactgctgctgctgacgaaATATTCAAACTCTTTGAAAGAACCATCCAGTCGGACAAAGAGATCGATCGTAAGCGCAGACTGCAGGATATCACCTGGAATCCcgagataaagttacacagaatag ACCtcccacagcaacatgtctACATAGAGGAGGTTCTCACTGAACAGCAGCTCTTTAACCAGGTTAGGAAGTCCAGTCtgaaccaggaggaaccagaacctctacagattaaagaggaacaggaggaaccagagcaTCCACAGATTAaggaggaacaagaggaaccagaacctccacatattaaagaggaacaagaggaacTAGAACCCCCACATattaaagatgaaaaagaggaaccagaacctccacagattaaagaggaacaggatgaaccagaacctccacagattaaagaggaacaggaggaacttGACAGCATTCAGCAGGAAGAACATCTTGAACTGAACTATGAGATTGATTTCTTGATGAAGACTCCTACTGATGAGCAAAGTGAGCATAGTGAACCAGGACCAAACAATGATCATCTCCTCTCTCAGAACGCTGCTGATTTGATGTCATCCACCAAGACTCAGACATATGAAAAACCATGTCTTCGCAAAGCATGCCGGAAACATTTCAATCAAACTGTTGATTTGAATAAACACATGGGGACTCATACAGGTGAGAAGAAgtacagttgtgacacatgtggtgaAAACTTCACTGAAAGACGTACTTTAACAAAGCATATGAGGACTCACAGAGGTGAGAAACGGTatggttgtgacacatgtggtaaaacctttaaTCGACGCAGtaatttacacaaacacataaagattcacacaggtgagaagccgtacgtttgtgacacatgtggtaaaacctttaaTCGACGCAGtaatttacacaaacacacgaagattcacacaggtgagaagccatacgtttgtgacacatgtggtaaaaccttcactgaTAGAACTACTTTAACTGTTCACATAAGGACTCACACAGGCGAGAAGCCATACGGTTGTGATACATGTGGCAAAACGTTCATTAAAAAATTTACTTTAACTGTTCACATAAGGACTCACACAGGCGAGAAGCCATacggttgtgacacatgtggtaaaatgTTCCATCGGGATGGCACTCTAAAAAttcacatgaggactcacacaggtgagaggccCTACGGTTGTGagacatgtggtaaaaccttcactgaacaaactaatttaaaacagcacatgaggactcacacaggtgcgAGGCCctacagttgtgacacatgtggtaaaacattCAATAAAAGATGTACTTTAACTGACCACATGAgaattcacacaggtgagaagccgtacaGTTGTGagacatgtggtaaaaccttttcTGAACGAAGTAATTTAAAAcagcacatgaggactcacacaggtgagaagccgtacggttgtgaaacatgtggtaaaaccttcagtCAGAGTTCTCATTTAACTACTCACATGAGGACTCATACAGGTGAGAAGCCCTACggatgtgacacatgtggtaaaaccttcaatCGAAGTACTCATTTAACTACTCACATGAGGACTCATACAGGTGAAAAACCGTACgtttgtgaaacatgtggtaaaaccttcactgaAAGAGGTACTTTAACTGGTCACATGAGAATTCACAGGTGA
- the LOC125010992 gene encoding zinc finger protein OZF-like, with protein sequence MKEEQDEQEPPQIKEEQEELDSIQQEEHLELNYEIDFLMKTPTDEHSEPGPNNDHLLSQNAAVPEIDFKNKSVMKKHYRLHTVETPYHCSTYFKSFMKRNDLMSSTKTQTYEKPCPCKACGKHLSQTVDLNKHMGTHTGEKKYSCDTCGENFTERRTLTKHMRTHTGEKRYGCDTCGKTFNRRGNLHKHMKIHTGEKPYVCDTCGKTFTDRTTLTVHIRTHTGEKPYGCDTCGKMFHRDGTLKNHMRTHTGERPYGCETCGKTFTERTNLKQHMRTHTGEKPYSCDTCGKTFNKRCTLTDHMRIHTGEKPYGCETCSKTFSQRSALTDHMRTHTGEKPYGCDTCGKTFSQRFTLTDHMRTHTGEKPYGCDTCGKTFKRSSHLTTHMRTHTGEKPYGCETCGKTFTERGTLTGHMRTHT encoded by the coding sequence atgaaagaggaacaggatgAACAAGAACCTCCAcaaattaaagaggaacaagaggaacTTGACAGCATTCAGCAGGAAGAACATCTTGAACTGAACTATGAGATTGATTTCTTGATGAAGACTCCTACTGATGAGCATAGTGAACCAGGACCAAACAATGATCATCTCCTCTCTCAGAACGCTGCTGTACCTGAGATAGACTTTAAGAACAAGTCTGTAATGAAAAAACATTACAGACTCCACACAGTTGAGACACCTTATCATTGCagtacatattttaaaagtttCATGAAGAGAAATGATTTGATGTCATCCACCAAGACTCAGACATATGAAAAACCATGTCCTTGCAAAGCATGTGGGAAACATTTGAGTCAAACTGTTGATTTGAATAAACACATGGGGACTCATACAGGTGAGAAGAAgtacagttgtgacacatgtggtgaAAACTTCACTGAAAGACGTACTTTAACAaagcacatgaggactcacacaggtgagaaacggtatggttgtgacacatgtggtaaaacctttaaTCGACGCGGtaatttacacaaacacatgaagattcacacaggtgagaagccgtacgtttgtgacacatgtggtaaaaccttcactgaCAGAACTACTTTAACTGTTCACATAAGGACTCACACAGGCGAGAAGCCATacggttgtgacacatgtggtaaaatgTTCCATCGGGATGGTACTTTAAAAAatcacatgaggactcacacaggtgagaggccCTATGGTTGTGagacatgtggtaaaacctttacTGAACGAACTAATTTAAAAcagcacatgaggactcacacaggtgagaagccctacagttgtgacacatgtggtaaaacattCAATAAAAGATGTACGTTAACTGACCACATGAgaattcacacaggtgagaagccgtatgGTTGTGAAACATGTAGTAAAACCTTCAGTCAAAGAAGTGCTTTAACTGatcacatgaggactcacacaggtgagaaaccctacggttgtgacacatgtgggaAAACCTTCAGTCAAAGATTTACTTTAACTGatcacatgaggactcacacaggtgagaagccctacggttgtgacacatgtgggaAAACCTTCAAACGAAGTTCTCATTTAACTActcacatgaggactcacacaggtgaaaaACCATACGgttgtgaaacatgtggtaaaaccttcactgaAAGAGGTACTTTAACTGGTCACATGAGAACTCACACGTGA